The following DNA comes from Dioscorea cayenensis subsp. rotundata cultivar TDr96_F1 unplaced genomic scaffold, TDr96_F1_v2_PseudoChromosome.rev07_lg8_w22 25.fasta BLBR01000357.1, whole genome shotgun sequence.
GAGCTTCGGATTTCATCGCTTGAGCTTGATTTTCATCCTGTTTCATCGATTCTTTCAGGATATTGCTGGACCGGCACAAGAGAAGCTGAAGCTGAAGCTGTACAGCTACTGGCAGAGCAATTGCTCTCAGCGTGTCATCATTGTTCTCAATCTAAAAGGTTTGTTGTTTCCCCCTTTGGTGGCTTTAAATTCGTGTTTagcttcaaaaaaaaatttttttttcagatcattTTTCATTAATGTTTGATTTGGGTATGACTTTTGAAAAGGTTTGGATTATGAGTACAAGGCAGTGGATCTTCTGAAAGGTGATCAATTTGATCTAGGTATGGTGCTaagaaaattcttattttttttttttttcaaggtttgaattttgtttcttcAAATTGGACTTTTGGCGTTGTTTCTGTTTGCGATTTTGTAGAATTTGAGAAGTTAAATCCAATTGGTTATGTGCCGGTATTGGTGGACGGAGACGCAGTAGTTGGTGATTCTTATGCTATTGTTCTTGTGAGTGGGTGATATATGTACTTTCAAGTGAAAAGTAAGGTTTTTTTATGTTGCCTTTTTCATATTTGCTgtgtgaatttattttaattttatttttaaaagtatttggAGGATAAGTACCCTCAACATCCATTGCTCCCCAAGGATCTCAAGAAGAAGGCTCTTAATCTCCAGGTGAAGAAAAAATAATGTCcttatttatgttattaatttatttttgcctatttttttttttacatattacTGATACAATGCTTATTAAGAGTTGCAAAATTGCAGAGGCACATTATTGTTATAGTATGGTTTAAGCTATATTAAAAGTACACCCAAGCattaggagagagagagagagagagtaattAGTGAAATGAGGGGATTTAATGCTGTAAGTCATGCATGCTTTTGTATCTTTCAAGATGCATTTTATAAAAAGTTGTAGAAAGTTTAGGCTATGGGTTTGGAATTGGGACAAGATTGGGCTTATTGCATGAGTTGGGGTAATGCGTGCATGTGTATATGAGGTCCTGGTGAAGGTAAGGATTAGTAGTTGACATTCTTACTGTTGTTGACATTGTGGACGTTGATTAAAGACTAGTAGAGGGGAAGTATAATGAATGAGTTCATTGTCCtgtatatacttttattttgttttgttttgttttgttttttgttttaaattaaaatgtctTGTGTATCTTTTGTGTTTTGTGTCATTGTGTCAGAGTTAATCATTAAGGTgcgacatttcaaaaaaaaaataagaaattatgttttggaatttttttttcttttcattttggcgGAAACATCATGGAAAGTTTTATAGGAGACTGGCAGCAAATCCTGAAAGGTCAAATGCCTGAAATCATATCATGGCCTAGCCACTAGTACATTAATGAAACTCAAATTTTATCAGTTAGCCTTTTTGTGTGTGTAGAAGTCTTAACCATTAAGTGAGTCATAAAAGTTCATGTTTTTTCATCTGAAAATGGTTTTCTGTACTCTACTATGCATGGagctataaatttatttttttcccatctaTATGATATTTGATCAATGATATCATTACCACAGAGGATGAAGTATATCTGGTGAATTCCTTTGTGAAAACATCAGGTAAAAGGCAAAATTACCAATGATATCATTGGCCTGATGCAAATTGAAGCATGCTATAATACCCCGTTAACAATGTGGGCATGGCCTTTTCAATTTAGCATTTTTGAATTCATTAGGGAAATATAGGAATTGGAAACAAAGAGAATATGttaatttgattagatttttCCATGAGAGTTCTAAATATCTATGTTTTGATTTAGTCTGTAGACTATAGTGTATCAATGCACGCAATCATAATAGTCTCCAATTTTTCAGGTAGCAAGCATTGTTTGTTCAAGCATTCAACCCTTTCACAATCTGCTCATACAAGTAAGTTTAAAACTCCAACAGTTGCTTTAAAAATTTAGTCATTTTCTTAAACAGCATTCTCAGCTTTTAATATGCTGTGTTTCATTTGACAGAAATTCATGGAAACTAAATTTAATGCTGATGAGAAACTCAAGTTGGTTCAACATCATGTTGAGAAAGGCCTTTCTGGTGACGTTCTGAACTTTAATATCATTGTTCATGCTTATCCTTCTAATTGCTGTGCATGCTTTTTCTCTAACCTGCAACAAGGTGTCCCTgtgattttaaacaaaatacaaacaaaatcaGAAATATTGTCACGCATGCAATTAGCCATTGTTCAGAAAGATATGTCACCTTCAAGAGTAGTTTAATATAATTCTTAGCGAAGGTGCTGTAGATGCTAAGTAATTTTAGTCCAAATTGCAAACTTCTGTGGGAAACAGCAGAAGGATGCTTTAATCCAGTAAACTAtcagtaaaaaaaaaggtatatggAATCATGGattgagtttttcttttccttatcaGCCAAATTGACAAATTcttattgttttgaaaaaataacattaaatagTACAATCTTAAACAGTCTTTACCCCTGAAATCAACTAAGCAGTGCATACTCTGCCAAAAAGTTATGATTCTGTCCTATTTGAGACCCCTACTATTTACTGAAACTCCAATTGATATTCTGTGAATTACTTATATTGGATCTCTGACCACTTAAAAAAAGACCCATATGCAGCCATTGGAACTCCACTTAAAATGTCTAACTCAACCATTAGGATTTCTCTAGTTCTTGATTAGAGCCACAATGAGGCTTGACATCAAACTTCTATTCATTGTAATTGTTACAAAAATCCTTTATGCCCTGTCTACAACTTTTTCTACCTTCTCTATTTTGTTTCAACAACAGTGCAGTGGTACGGTGTTGAACTAATGGTTTCCTCTTAAGTTCCCAGCTGAACAACACCTCATGATGTCCTTCATACTTTGTGAAAATCAAGCTTTTCAGTTGACAatcttattttatctattttattacaTAATGATCCTTCCAACTGATTCATGGATATATGATTGGAAAGGACTATGGCATCTATGTGCTTACGGTCTTTACTTGCATTTCAGCTCTGGAGAAGCTCCTAAAGGATGTTCCTGGAAAATATGCTACAGGAGATGAAGTCCTACTGGTTTGTGTGCtgtaaatttggttttatttttcctattcacATTTACTTTCCAATGAATCTAGTTTGGATGACATTTACATAGAACTATTTCGAGCACTTTCCAGCTTATAAACCCATCTATTTTTCCATGCTTTGCCTTGCACCACATTAAGATCTGATGTTCATCAAGCTATGAATGCCAACAATAATAACTGGCACTATCCAATTGATACATGAGATCTAAACCATGTTTCAACCACACAAACTAAACTTCTTGACCTTTGAATTATAACATGTGAATTTCATCTGACCAATGTCAGTGACGGCTGTCATATGCAGGCCGATGTGTTTTTGGCTCCACAGCTTAATTTTGCAGTAACATGGCTAGGAATTGACAcggtaatttttcattttattttacttttgtgaAATTGATGAATTTACAGAATAACAAGCACCTATAAATTACATATTACTGtgcatttttcattaatatgtttAATGCAGATTCATGACTCataagtttgttttgttttcttttctttgtttttcctaAGACTCAATACCCAAGATTGGCCAGAGCTGATGTTGCATACAATGAACTTCCTGCATTCCAAGCTGCTCTTCCAGAACGGCAACCAGATTACCCTTCTTCATCTTAATTCCCTTTGCAATTCTATTATTgctgttaaaaataaataatcatcattGCAGACAATGTTTATGTAATCTATCAGTTTGCTCTCTCTTTCTGTATGTCGCAAGTAATATGAAGACTCTTTTTATGGAATTTACCATGACAATAAGAATCTGCATTTGTAAGagaatttcattatctatttaaatttaagttaattattcaaatttatgtgCAACTATTATGAACATTATGAAGGgggcttttatttttgttatttaggTTTTTTCTCTTTCATAACAGAATTTTTTgcaaatgttatttttaatatatatatatatatatacaatgttTACATATAATTTGTTTACATATTAAATTAGTGCCTAAATATTTTCACTATgatctttttcaaaaatagaaaactcctcattttattatgaaataaatcatagctactaAAAAATCTTCGTAACCCATGGTTTTACTGCCAAGAAGttttttgctataaaaaaatatttatattctaCTACGTTTTATAATTCGTACCTAAATTTTAAACCTCTTTTACCTACgatatttttttgtagaaataAAGTTTCCTTTTTAGCTATAAAATCAATCGTAGCtaagaaaaattattcataGGGCATTGTTTGTTGGTAAGTAGAAATTGCTTGATGCCTAAGAGTATTTAGTTTCTTCTACGAAATCAATAAAACGTagacaataatatatttttacctatgaaaataatattgtaGCATAAAATAACATAGATAATACTCACATTTCTTGTAGTGAGTGTCGAATCTCATCTTGCTGATTAACGGGATATTCCCAAATAGAAGGGCGTACTCCTGGATCTCTTTCTAGCGAAGTATTATCAATCTTTTTAGACTTAGTTCTATGAATCTTTCTAAAATGGACTTTCGAACTTGGATTTTTTTCGAAGTTAGGAATAAATGATGAGGTTtcaaaatcaagggaaaaaagTAGTTTTAAATTTAGGGATGGATGGTGATTGGccttcagtttttattttttttttaatatgcttcAATAGTTGATCTGTTAGacctattttaaataaaaaattaataatacatataaaaaatcacatgctttcaattattaatacgaattaaagaataaatataaaacttacATGATAAACTAATTTCTTGtatttgaacaaataaaaaaatttatcaacaaGGAAAAGGTTTGGGATGCCTGGACGATTCAATGACCattaaattttagataaattttATAGCAAGAAATCAACCATCCGAATGACATCCGGATAATCAATAGTTGTTTTATTAAGcttatctttttattaactatttttttatccttttaagGATTTAATTGGAGATAACATAAGTTTTTGTCTGAtttatataactttatataatttttaaattatataagaaaaatttttgtaaaatgcaAGTTATAATGTTGTAATAAGGGAAGGGGGAATGACTTTAAAAGATGCCCTATTTAGCATGCTTTCTCATCATGACTTAAACATTCAAAATATTTGAGGACAAGGATATGATGGAGCTAGGGTTTGCAAGCTTTAATTTGTAATGAATGCCTATATGCTTTTTATGTCCATTGCTTTTCACATTGTCTCCAACTTGCTTTTGTTGCATCATCTCGTGAAGTAAAGTTTGTTCATCAATTTTTTGAGAAGTTGGGgttcattattaatattgtcACTTCTTCTAGTAAGCATAATGATGAAACTAAGGATGCTCACGCTTGAAATTGTAAAAAGCTTGCCATGGATGAGTTAGAGTCTAGAAGAAGCCTTGACCAAACTTGCACATTGCAGCTAGTTGGAGATACTTGTTGGAGGCCACACTTTAAATTCATCtccaatttgattaaaatatttaatgcaaCTTGCCATGTACTTGATAATATTTCTATTGAAGACATAACTTTTTCTCAACATGTTGATGCTGATTATGCATATACATCAATGaagtcttttgattttttttttttattttgttgcatCTTATGAAGAAACTTATGGAAATCACAGAAATTCTTTGTCAGGCTTTACAGCGTGAATCTCAAGATATATTGAACACCTTACACCTTGTCTCAACTACAAAAGAGCTACTTCAATACCTAAGAGAAACTAGATGagaagttttttaattaaatgtaaaatgtttttgtgTTGAGCATGATATTGACATTCATGAtatgtgtcacgccccgaacccggctcgctaGGCCCAGTGCACTGACAAACATTCGTACACCTACAAGACCGAAGCTAGGTagacatacaaggcctcaaaacctaatccaaaacaaaacaaacaatctaACGGAACTATAATTTCAAAAGTCatcaaatatttacaaagttCAAAATTCTCAACTTCAAATACAAACTGGTGttctatatataaatcaaatactcACACAGATAGAAAGACAACTCAAATTTAGAAGTGATCAAGAATACAATCTCTCGCTAGTTCACTAAGATGACCGCTGTATTAATCACTCTGGAtctgaaaaaaattcaacaacaaaattatgagcttgatagctcagtaagtaacccactaaaaataaCTGGGATCACCAAAAAGATTTCCAGAAATTCTGAATAAAAAACCTATCATATCATGTATTACAagtatttatcaaaattgtaGTTCATGAAATCAAAAAGAGGTTCATCAAAACACAATTTAATAGCAGACAGAAATATATGTCTCCAAATCACTatggccaaaacaaaataatagagatcatttgtttatcctctgtgacccgagccaaaatatcagagttcatttgtttaccctcggtgacccgagctagaatatcagaggccgttattcttcaccgaagaaacggtgcgaaactatagtttcttaacAGAGTCAGAGGTTCATGTCGACATGGTTAGTGTTTAACcccaatgacagggttattgccTAGTTAAATGGATACTAAacgtatttatataaaaataaatttgttatccAAAAACAAAGCATAATTTCAGAATTTCAAAAGTTCAGACAGAATTTCAGACAAGTCAGGGCAGAACAAAACTTGCAGAATAATTTATTTAGCAAACATACAAGCATATGCGTGATCCCATTTgtttatagtaaaaataatccagttatattcaaaacaatttacaaacataataatttaaagaataacATACATGATCAGAATGTGGCAATTAATGTTTcgggaaagaaaaataattcaaaattttaataagtatataataacGGAAACTGGATCAAAGGCCaacaaatgttttaatattatataagcaagctttaaaagaatttaaataaattcaaaattatcgATActcagaaattatatatatatatatatacatatacatttatatgtagtgttacttacctgattaactcCCAAAACTCCAAATCTCACATTGAATCAAGTTTCTCAGAATACCCTATATTGGGAAGTAGCCTATTAGTTTCATTAACAAAATGAATTTTACAATAATCATGGGTTTGCAAGAAAGCTTTCAGAAGTATACAAATGCAAAAGATCAAGTTATCACTATACTCTCCCAAATATGGATCTTGCGAGGGTACAATTATAATTATCCACTCTAAGGACATATGAACAATTTCATAATGACTGTTAAGTACTAAATCCCTCACAACTTTACatatacttttccaaatcataaatttcaaGATTATGAGAAATATAGACATCTAAGACAatgacatatccgaaattcCCATTATTTAGAGAATTActcaaattataacattcaattactcaaattataaaattcatttaaacCTTCAACTATTTCTGCAGAATTATAATTCTGACATATCCCTTTCAACCATGCATATCTCTCAACCTACAGATCCAAAAGCAATGAAATTTTATTGACAagataactcaaaaataaacaactttcctatttttcacCTTATCCAAATCAATATCTATGACCATCAAAAATACCCATCAATCTAGATGTTCTGCACAGACATCCCATCCGAGCtagtttactaataaaatcatatctcTAAAAATACAGGTGTataaatctgaaatttttcaGGTACTTAAATAACATCAAACTCTACAATTCTCTTATTTTACAATCCTCTAAATTCTGCCTCCAATACCTCTAAAATTGATGAGGAATTTCtgctatttcaaaagtagaTATCTGAAACTTATCAAATGAGATCAATCAACAATTCCTCTGCCCTAACCgtataaaagattttgaagGCATAATATGAATTTCACATGAGGTTAAGAGACCATTCAATAAGGCATCAAAATTTAAGATAGGTAAGGGTAATAATGCAAAAAGGTCAAACTACACGGCCCACAAGCAATTCCCTTTTACAGAAAAGTTTATTAGCTTTAATGATGGCAAGGATGTGAGTATGGATCAACACAATAtgcttaaaaaaatcaataaaatatttattatcaaaacaaaaggctAAACAGAATCAGAAATTATAAACATGGTTTGAAAATTATGCTTAACTCCTAGAATTGATGATAATCTAACAAGACCTAATAACTATAATTGAggatttaaaaagaactcaTAATACAAAAGGAAGAAAGATAGCATCAAGAAAATCTTGTCTAAGGTGTAGGTTTTCTACAATCACCTACCTGTAGTTATACTTGCTATTCTGGATCTTGTCCTCATCTCCCCTAGGCAATCCATCAAAGAGAAAGGGAGACGCGTTCTCTTACCAATTTCAAAGCACGCAAACTCCCAACGTGATAAGGCTCAGTTGTGGAGATCGTggctcaaaaagtaaaaaaataacaaaaacaatactttaaatcaaacaatatagataaaataatgatatttaaaatttaaatatagattTACTTTAAAGTATATCTAATGGTGGGAATCTAATCAGGGTTATATCTAACGGTGGGGATCTAATCAGGGAGTGGGATCCACAATATGGATGTACTTTTGTTGCACGGAAAGGTTGAGCATGAAATCAACCACTTGATTTTTCAATAGGACAGTATTATcgagttgagtttttttatgCTACAATTGATCATCAATTACAAGAACTGAATAGCAGGTTAATAAACGTACTCTAGAGTTGCTTTCTGGTAATTCAACTCTTGAGCCACGAGATGGCTAGAAGTCATTTAATATTGACAATATTTGTAAGCTTGCGAAGAAGTTCTATTCTCAAGATTTTAGTAAGCAAGAGATGATTCTATTAAGACTTGAGTTGCATCATTTTGAAGttgatgtttttgaaaaaaatacaaaactaaaagatttatctactatttttgaagtATTTCAGGGGTtaacaaaacccaaaaaaattaagcattaCTGATAGATTAATTAGACTTGTTTTTACGCTACTTGTTTCTACAGCAACTATAGAGAGGGCATTCTTAGCCCATGAAGATTATCAAGATTAGACTTCGGAACAAAATGGAAGactaattttgaaataattgattgattgtttatattaaaaagaaattgctactaaatttagttttgattcaattttAAATGATTTCACTAGTATGAATGAGCTTAGAGCGGaactttaataaattatattagtttGTGTGAAAAttgaatgttatatttttttcttccccctctaaaaaaatatttttctaggTGGCCCTAGCTGGTCAGGGTTGGGGAATTTTTTCCGGGTTGGGCCCGGGGCCAGGGAATATCCTCCCCTTCCCGgacttgaaatattaaatatgtaatttaaatgttatatatatatatatatatatatatatatatgctataaaTATCTAActaaaaattgaacaaaaacctatatatttatttagcaaattattaataattaaatgagcagtagtataaaaattaaataaaatcctaaacttatattaaatgtattacattatttatttatattttaaattttgtaaataattaattagtgatTGTGTATGTTGGTATTTTAGTGTTAGGCgtatttgatatataatatttttttagtttttaaaaatttttatagtattctagcaaatattttataaattttattttaaatattattttcccTGTATTCAAGTTCTGGGTCAGGTTCGAGAATGGGAGTATAATTTCAGAACCTGAGCCTGGGAATGTATTTTCTGGGAATCCCCATCCCGTTGATATCCCTAGGAAGATTATTagatgtaaaataataattttaaaaatctacaagtgaaaagtaataataataattataaataaataaataaaaaaggcgGCTAAAATCTTATCCAAAATGGGAGGACTTTTTGCTCAAAAGCAAACATATCCCAGTGACACCAGTGGCTTTTATGGTTCCTTCAAAACCTATTCGTTCTGTGCGTCGTTTTCACCAACTCTCAGTGGACGTTCTCACTTGTTTGCCAGGAACTCCATGGCATCCGATTCCAAGGTACCTCTCTCTCAATCTCCGCTTCTTATCCTCGCAAATATGGTTTAAATCGAGTCAGCGAGCTGCGGATTTCATCGCTTGAGCTTGATTTTCATCCTTTTTCATCGATTCTTTCAGGATATTGCTGGACCGGCACAAGCGAAGCTGAAGCTCTACAGCCACTGCCAGAGCACTTGCTCTCAGCGTGTCATCATTGTTCTCAAGCTGAAAGGTTTCTTGTTTTCCCTTTGGTGGCTTTAAATTCGTGTTTAGCTTCAATTTTCAGATCTTGGGTTTCATTAATGTTTGATTTTGCGTATGCTTTTGAAAAGGTTTGGATTATGAGTACAAGGCAGTGGATATTATgaaaggtgatcactttgatcAAGGTGTGGTGccaaaaaaattcttaatatttttttttaaaggttcgAATTTTGTTTCTTCAAATTGGACTTTTGGCGTTGTTTCTGTTTGCGATTTTGTAGAATTTGAGAGGTTAAATCCAATTAATTTTGTGCCGGTATTGGTGGACGGAGACGTAGTAGTTGGTGATTCTTATGCCATTATTCTTGTGCGTCAGTGATATATGTACTTTCAAGTGCAAAGTGAGGTTTTTATGTTGCCTTTTTCATAATTACTgtgtgaatttatttttattttatttttaaaagtatttggAGGATAAGTACCCTCAACATCCATTGCTCCCCAAGGATCTTAAGAGGAAGGCTCTTAATCTCCaggtgaagaaaaaaataatgtccttatttatgttattaatttatttttgcctattttttttttacatattacTGATACAATGCTTATTAAGAGTTGCAAAATTGCAGAGGCACATTACTGTTATAGCATGGTTTAAGCTATTAAAAGTACACCCAAGCATGAGGTGAGAGTAAATAGTGAAATGTGGGGATTTAATGTTTTAAGTCATGCCTGCTTTTGTATCTTTCAAGATGCATGTTATAAAGAGTTATTGAAAGTTTGGGTTATGCGTTTGTAATTGGGACAAGATTGGGGTTATTGCATGAACTGGGGTAATTTGTGCATGTGTATATGAGGTCCTGGTGAAGGTAAGGATTAGTAGTTGACATTCTTACTGTTGTTGCCATTGTGGGCATTGAATAAAGAGTAGTAGAGGGgaagtttaatgaatgagttcATTGTCCTGTatatccttttattttattttgttttgtttttttagattaaaatgTCTAGTGTATCTTTTGCGTAATGTGTCATTGTGTAAGAGTTAATCATTAAGGTGCgacctttcaaaaaaaaaaataagaaactaagtttt
Coding sequences within:
- the LOC120254132 gene encoding glutathione S-transferase 2-like gives rise to the protein MASDSKDIAGPAQEKLKLKLYSYWQSNCSQRVIIVLNLKGLDYEYKAVDLLKGDQFDLEFEKLNPIGYVPVLVDGDAVVGDSYAIVLYLEDKYPQHPLLPKDLKKKALNLQVASIVCSSIQPFHNLLIQKFMETKFNADEKLKLVQHHVEKGLSALEKLLKDVPGKYATGDEVLLADVFLAPQLNFAVTWLGIDTTQYPRLARADVAYNELPAFQAALPERQPDYPSSS